A window of Bufo gargarizans isolate SCDJY-AF-19 chromosome 9, ASM1485885v1, whole genome shotgun sequence contains these coding sequences:
- the LOC122919732 gene encoding putative gustatory receptor clone PTE03: MNITPPTEFFLFSLSDAPALRLPLFICFLLIYLVTISGNAMLLSVIALNPRLQSPMYQLLRIFSLMDFSFSSTTVPSMLSTMLSQEAIISLPSCITQIFFFHTFGNSENLLLSVMAYDRYVAICHPLRYSAIMNRHTCLTMCSVCCVCASLHAFLHAIVTSWLDFHHQEHIPHFFCDIPPLLEISSSDTTFNQLLIFTEGSLVALVPSSLTVLSYVRIIISILRIRSSTGRQKAFSTCASHLMVFLLFSASAVSMYFRSSSVSSPHKDKFVTLLYTAFTPMCNPYIYCLRNNEVKITLKKWLPSNKSK; the protein is encoded by the coding sequence ATGAACATCACTCCACCTACAGAATTCTTCCTTTTCAGCCTCTCGGACGCTCCCGCACTCCGTCTTCCACTCTTCATATGCTTTCTTCTCATTTATCTGGTCACTATCTCTGGAAACGCCATGCTGTTAAGCGTCATAGCGCTCAATCCCCGTCTTCAATCCCCAATGTACCAGCTCTTAAGGATCTTCTCTCTCATGGACTTCTCATTTTCCTCCACCACTGTCCCCAGTATGTTGTCTACAATGTTAAGCCAGGAAGCCATCATCTCCCTCCCCTCATGCATTACTCAGATCTTTTTCTTTCACACCTTTGGAAATAGTGAAAACTTGTTACTGTCTGTGATGGCTTATGACCGGTATGTCGCTATCTGCCACCCACTGAGATATTCGGCAATCATGAATAGGCACACATGCTTGACTATGTGTAGCGTGTGTTGTGTGTGTGCTTCTTTACACGCGTTCCTCCATGCTATTGTGACATCTTGGTTGGACTTTCATCACCAAGAACATATACCTCACTTCTTCTGTGACATCCCTCCACTCCTGGAGATATCTTCCTCCGACACAACATTCAACCAACTTCTGATCTTCACAGAAGGCTCCCTGGTGGCCCTGGTGCCTTCTTCACTTACCGTCCTTTCTTATGTTCGTATTATCATCTCTATTCTTCGTATTCGCTCATCCACAGGTAGACAGAAGGCTTTTTCCACCTGTGCGTCCCACCTTATGGTCTTCTTGCTCTTCTCCGCTTCGGCCGTCTCCATGTATTTCAGGTCTTCATCTGTTTCGTCACCTCACAAGGATAAATTTGTCACTCTCCTGTATACAGCATTCACTCCCATGTGTAATCCTTACATATACTGTCTGAGAAACAATGAAGTAAAAATCACTCTCAAGAAGTGGTTGCCCTCGAACAAGTCAAAATGA